A window from Drosophila yakuba strain Tai18E2 chromosome 3L, Prin_Dyak_Tai18E2_2.1, whole genome shotgun sequence encodes these proteins:
- the LOC6533378 gene encoding ribonuclease Oy, which yields MRSQRFLIVAILACFLVTIKSTPLSDISDSDESTSVDEKAQKRPDDDSEFDGFPFRDDDESLLDSSRELSVQDHNWDVLIFTQQWPVTTCYHWREENPDQECSLPQKKEFWTIHGIWPTKLHQMGPNFCNNSANFDPDKLNPIEDRLETFWPDLKGKDSTEWLWKHEWQKHGTCAMLVEELDNELKYFEQGLTWREEYIMSRVLDASDIHPDSNNTVAAINNAIVKALGKNPSIHCLYDGKNSISYLSEIRICFSKSLELIDCDGVKQGDAVPVGVPGGTIITNCHIGSLVHYPSLVPPLQRKSHWKLPLVNVYKLLQFLMWFTL from the exons ATGCGGAGCCAGCGGTTTTTAATTGTGGCCATTTTGGCCTGTTTTCTGGTGACCATCAAATCCACGCCCCTTAG CGACATATCGGATTCGGATGAATCGACTTCGGTGGATGAGAAGGCCCAGAAACGTCCAGACGATGACAGTGAATTCGATGGTTTCCCCTTTCGGGACGATGATGAATCCCTGCTGGATTCGTCGAGGGAGCTGTCTGTCCAGGATCACAACTGGGATGTACTGATTTTCACGCAACAATGGCCGGTGACCACATGCTATCATTGGCGCGAGGAGAATCCCGACCAGGAGTGCAGTCTGCCCCAAAAGAAGGAGTTCTGGACCATCCACGGCATCTGGCCAACAAAACTGCACCAAATGGGTCCCAATTTCTGCAATAACTCGGCCAACTTTGATCCAGACAAGCTTAATCCCATTGAGGATCGACTGGAGACCTTTTGGCCAGATCTCAAGGGAAAGGACTCCACGGAGTGGCTTTGGAAACACGAGTGGCAGAAGCACGGAACTTGCGCCATGCTGGTGGAGGAACTGGATAACGAACTGAAGTACTTTGAGCAGGGACTCACTTGGCGTGAAGAGTATATCATGTCGCGAGTCCTAGACGCCTCTGACATCCACCCCGATTCCAACAACACGGTGGCGGCCATCAATAATGCAATAGTCAAGGCACTGGGCAAgaatccatccatccattgcCTATACGATGGCAAGAACAGCATCAGCTATCTATCGGAGATTCGCATTTGCTTCAGCAAATCCCTGGAGCTCATTGATTGCGATGGTGTCAAGCAGGGCGATGCAGTGCCCGTTGGTGTTCCTGGTGGCACTATCATTACCAATTGCCATATCGGTAGCCTCGTGCATTATCCCAGCTTGGTGCCACCGCTGCAAAGGAAAAGCCATTGGAAGTTACCTCTCGTGAACGTCTACAAGTTGCTGCAATTCCTCATGTGGTTCACCTTGTAA